The Desulfovermiculus halophilus DSM 18834 genome includes the window TCAATGCATTCCCTCCCTGCCCAAAATATGCTAGTGCTCTACAAAGTCCCTTTTCCCTTCAAGCACAGCATACTCCAAGGAGCACTGGCATGAATGGGCCATTTGACCATGATGCGAATGCCGTGGATCCATCCCTGGCTGACCGGATCGCCTCTCTGGCGGCCTCAGTCCACATTCCGGGAACCAGGGACAGGGTCCCCACCCTGGACCACAGTCAGATCCTGGCCCTGCACCGGCAATCCGGACACTCCGTATCCTGCATCCATCGCACCGCCCTTACCCGGGGCGTCCTCCCCTTATGCTACCTGCGCAACTGCCCGGCCCTGTCCCTTGATGAACAGCTGCGGCTGGCAATGAGCACAGTGGCCGTTGTCGGCGCGGGCGGGCTGGGTGGACAGGTTCTGGTTACCCTGGCCCGGGTGGGCATCGGCCGGCTGATTGTCATCGATCCCGGACGGTTTGAGGAAAGCAATCTCAATCGGCAGGCCCTGTGCACTCACTCCAGCCTGGGCAGGACCAAGGCTCAGACCGCGCAAAACGTGCTGTACGAAATCAATCCCGGGGTGGAGGTCTCTGTTCATCCCCTGCGCCTGAACCCGGCGAACTGCACCCAGCTCATCACCCCGGCGGATATTGCTGTCGACGCCCTGGACAGCATCGAGGACCGCTTTGTGCTCCAAAAAGGGTGCAGGACAACCGGGATCCCCTTGGTCCATGCGGCCATTGACGGATTTTTCGGGCAGCTGATGACTATCTTTCCCCAGGACGAGGGCCTGGCCGGCATTTACGGCCCAAAACCTTCGTCACCCTCTGCATCCCTGGGCAATCCGGCCATGACCGCGGCTTCCCTGGCCACGCTGCAGGCCATGGAGGTCTTGAAGATCATCCTCGGCCGGGGACAGCTGATGCGGCACACAATGCTGACCCTGGAGCTGGAAAAGGGGCTCTTGGAACAGCTGAGCTTTTCCTGACCCCCACTGGCCTGGTCTCTGGGGTGAAAGGGCGGTCCAAGCTCGGGACGCGGGATGTCTTCCTGCGTCCCGCTTAGAACTGAATATGTCTGGAATGAAAGGTGAAGATGTAGTCCCGCAGGGCCTGGGGCCAGGGCCTGGCCTTGATCCTGCCCAGGGCCAGGCTGGGCTTGGGGTCCAGAACGGAAAAAATGGGCCGTGCATGCTGGGAAAGCTGGGGACCGGAGGTTACAGCCTGAATCGTGCAGTTCAGT containing:
- a CDS encoding HesA/MoeB/ThiF family protein, encoding MNGPFDHDANAVDPSLADRIASLAASVHIPGTRDRVPTLDHSQILALHRQSGHSVSCIHRTALTRGVLPLCYLRNCPALSLDEQLRLAMSTVAVVGAGGLGGQVLVTLARVGIGRLIVIDPGRFEESNLNRQALCTHSSLGRTKAQTAQNVLYEINPGVEVSVHPLRLNPANCTQLITPADIAVDALDSIEDRFVLQKGCRTTGIPLVHAAIDGFFGQLMTIFPQDEGLAGIYGPKPSSPSASLGNPAMTAASLATLQAMEVLKIILGRGQLMRHTMLTLELEKGLLEQLSFS